A single genomic interval of Streptococcus suis harbors:
- a CDS encoding aminopeptidase — protein sequence MVLPNFKENLAKYAKLLVSTGINVQPGHTVQLTIGVEQAELARMIVKEAYAHGAAEVLVNWLDDVIARERLVNVDVELLEQVHPQRVTEMNYLLERKASRLVVLSEDPGAYDGVDPEKLSRNARALSQALNPMRQASQANKISWTLGAASGLEWAKKVFPNAASDEEAVDLLWDQIFKTCRIYEEDPIKAWEEHEARLVAKAKVLNDEQFVKLHYTAPGTDLVLGMPKNHLWEAAGSVNAQGEHFIANMPTEEVFTAPDYRVADGYVTSTKPLSYNGNIIEGIKVTFKDGEIVDVTAEKGDEVMKKLVFDNAGARGLGEVALVPDKSPISQSGVTFFNTLFDENASNHLAIGQAYAFSIEGGTEMSQEELKEAGLNRSDVHVDFMIGSNKMNIDGIREDGTRVPIFRDGEWAI from the coding sequence ATGGTATTACCAAATTTTAAAGAAAATCTCGCTAAATATGCTAAACTCTTGGTTTCAACAGGTATCAATGTACAGCCAGGTCACACGGTTCAATTGACAATCGGTGTGGAACAAGCTGAGTTGGCACGCATGATTGTCAAAGAAGCTTACGCCCACGGTGCGGCTGAAGTCTTGGTCAATTGGTTGGACGATGTGATTGCGCGTGAGCGGTTGGTTAATGTTGATGTGGAACTCTTGGAACAAGTTCATCCACAACGCGTTACTGAAATGAACTACCTTTTGGAGCGTAAGGCCAGCCGTTTGGTTGTCTTGTCAGAAGATCCAGGTGCTTACGATGGCGTTGACCCAGAGAAATTGTCTCGCAACGCTCGTGCACTCAGCCAGGCTTTGAACCCAATGCGACAAGCATCCCAAGCTAACAAAATCAGCTGGACACTTGGTGCAGCCTCTGGTTTGGAATGGGCCAAAAAAGTCTTTCCGAATGCAGCATCTGACGAAGAGGCAGTGGATCTTCTTTGGGATCAAATCTTCAAGACTTGCCGAATCTACGAGGAAGATCCAATCAAGGCTTGGGAAGAGCACGAAGCACGCTTGGTGGCTAAGGCTAAGGTCCTCAACGACGAGCAGTTTGTCAAATTACACTACACAGCACCAGGGACTGACCTCGTTCTCGGTATGCCGAAGAATCACTTGTGGGAAGCGGCTGGTTCGGTCAATGCCCAAGGTGAACACTTTATCGCCAATATGCCAACAGAAGAGGTCTTCACAGCACCTGACTACCGTGTGGCAGACGGTTATGTAACGTCTACAAAACCACTCAGCTACAACGGTAACATCATCGAAGGCATCAAAGTAACCTTCAAAGATGGTGAAATCGTAGATGTAACCGCTGAAAAAGGCGACGAAGTCATGAAGAAATTGGTCTTTGATAATGCTGGTGCTCGCGGTCTCGGTGAGGTTGCACTTGTGCCAGACAAGAGCCCGATTTCTCAATCAGGCGTGACCTTCTTCAATACTCTCTTTGATGAAAATGCCTCAAACCACTTGGCGATTGGTCAAGCCTATGCCTTTTCTATCGAAGGTGGTACGGAAATGAGCCAAGAAGAGCTCAAAGAAGCCGGTCTTAACCGTTCAGATGTCCACGTAGACTTCATGATTGGTTCTAACAAGATGAATATTGACGGTATCCGTGAAGACGGTACTCGTGTGCCGATCTTCCGTGACGGTGAGTGGGCAATCTAA
- the leuC gene encoding 3-isopropylmalate dehydratase large subunit, with the protein MSGKSIFDKLWDRHVITGQEGQPQLLYVDQHYIHEVTSPQAFQGLRDTGRPVRRPDLTFATFDHNVPTVDIHNIRDVISKAQMDALAKNIEDFGIPHAAHGSEHQGIVHMVGPETGRTQPGKFIVCGDSHTATHGAFGAIAFGIGTSEVEHVLATQTIWQVKPKRLLVEFVGQAQNGVYAKDFILALIARYGVDCGLGHVVEFAGPVIDRLSMEERMTICNMSIEFGSKMGIMAPDQTTFDYLRGRECAPADFDAAVADWKELYSDADTVYDKHLVLDVSDLAPMVTWGTTPAMGVSFDEIFPAIRDHNDERAYAYMDLAPGQKAADIPVGYVFLGSCTNARLSDLQLAARIVKGRKIAEQVTAIVVPGSRPVKRAAEKLGLDKIFMEAGFEWRDPGCSMCLGMNPDKVPAGVHCASTSNRNFEDRQGFGAKTHLCSPAMAAAAALYGRFVDTRQLDILKEGV; encoded by the coding sequence ATGAGTGGCAAATCCATTTTCGATAAGCTTTGGGATCGCCATGTGATTACAGGGCAGGAAGGTCAGCCCCAGCTCCTCTATGTGGACCAGCACTATATCCATGAGGTGACCAGTCCTCAGGCCTTTCAAGGACTGAGGGATACAGGGCGACCGGTTCGGCGACCAGACTTGACCTTTGCGACTTTTGACCACAACGTGCCAACCGTTGATATTCACAATATCCGTGATGTCATTTCCAAGGCTCAGATGGATGCCTTGGCTAAGAATATAGAAGATTTCGGCATTCCCCACGCAGCCCACGGTTCGGAACATCAGGGGATTGTCCACATGGTTGGACCAGAAACAGGCAGGACACAGCCAGGTAAGTTCATTGTCTGCGGAGATAGCCATACAGCGACTCACGGAGCATTTGGAGCTATCGCATTTGGGATTGGTACTTCTGAAGTAGAGCACGTTCTCGCTACCCAGACCATTTGGCAGGTTAAACCTAAGCGACTCCTAGTGGAATTTGTCGGTCAGGCTCAAAATGGTGTCTATGCCAAGGACTTTATTCTGGCTCTGATTGCCCGCTACGGCGTGGATTGTGGCTTAGGGCATGTGGTGGAATTTGCAGGGCCAGTCATCGACCGACTCAGCATGGAAGAGCGGATGACCATTTGCAATATGTCCATTGAGTTCGGCTCTAAGATGGGCATTATGGCTCCAGACCAGACCACCTTTGACTACCTGCGAGGTCGGGAGTGTGCACCAGCGGACTTCGATGCGGCGGTGGCTGATTGGAAGGAGCTCTACTCAGACGCCGACACCGTCTATGACAAGCATCTAGTCCTTGATGTGTCAGACTTGGCACCCATGGTCACTTGGGGGACCACACCTGCTATGGGGGTTAGCTTTGACGAAATCTTCCCAGCCATCCGTGACCACAACGACGAGCGGGCTTACGCTTACATGGACTTGGCTCCTGGGCAAAAGGCTGCGGACATTCCTGTTGGCTATGTCTTCCTAGGCTCCTGTACCAATGCTCGCCTCAGCGATTTGCAGCTGGCAGCTAGGATTGTTAAGGGGCGGAAAATAGCAGAGCAGGTTACGGCTATTGTCGTACCAGGCAGTCGCCCTGTCAAGCGAGCTGCAGAAAAGCTTGGGCTAGACAAGATTTTTATGGAGGCTGGTTTTGAGTGGCGGGATCCCGGTTGCTCCATGTGTCTGGGCATGAATCCAGATAAGGTGCCTGCAGGTGTCCACTGTGCCTCCACAAGTAATCGGAACTTTGAAGACCGACAGGGCTTTGGGGCCAAGACCCACTTGTGTAGTCCTGCTATGGCTGCCGCAGCTGCGCTTTATGGACGATTTGTTGACACTAGACAGCTAGACATTCTCAAGGAGGGAGTCTAA
- the leuB gene encoding 3-isopropylmalate dehydrogenase, whose translation MTKKIVALAGDGIGPEIMEAGLAVLEAVAGQVGFDYEIEERAFGGAGIDAAGHPLPDATLQACRQADAILLAAIGSPQYDDAAVRPEQGLLQLRKELGLFANIRPVKIFNSLKDYSPLKADRLDGVDLVMVRELTGGIYFGEHILETDQASDSNTYQAEEIERVVRSAFDLAQKRRKKVTSIDKQNVLATSKLWRKVADEVAKDYPDVVLEHQLVDSAAMLLITNPSRFDVLVTENLFGDILSDEASVLTGTLGVLPSASHAEAGPSLYEPIHGSAPDIAGQGIANPVSMILSVAMMLEESFDLVQAGHTIRQAVEAVFAEGIFTKDLGGTASTKEMTVAIIAQLERRSP comes from the coding sequence ATGACGAAAAAAATTGTAGCCTTGGCTGGTGATGGAATCGGTCCTGAAATCATGGAGGCTGGTCTAGCAGTTCTCGAGGCTGTGGCTGGGCAAGTAGGATTTGATTATGAGATTGAGGAGAGAGCTTTTGGTGGTGCTGGGATTGATGCGGCTGGCCATCCTCTACCAGATGCTACCTTACAAGCCTGCCGTCAGGCGGATGCGATTTTGTTAGCAGCTATCGGTAGCCCTCAATACGATGATGCGGCTGTCCGACCAGAACAAGGTCTGCTTCAACTTCGGAAGGAATTGGGTCTCTTTGCCAATATCCGTCCGGTGAAAATTTTTAATAGCCTGAAAGACTATTCTCCTCTGAAGGCCGACCGGCTGGATGGTGTGGATTTGGTCATGGTACGGGAGTTGACAGGCGGGATTTATTTTGGAGAGCATATTCTGGAAACAGACCAAGCCAGCGATAGCAATACCTATCAAGCTGAGGAAATCGAAAGAGTTGTTCGCTCTGCCTTTGACCTAGCCCAAAAAAGACGAAAAAAAGTCACCAGCATTGATAAACAAAATGTACTGGCGACGTCAAAATTATGGCGGAAGGTGGCGGATGAGGTGGCCAAGGACTACCCAGATGTGGTCTTGGAGCACCAGTTGGTGGATAGTGCAGCCATGCTTTTGATTACCAATCCTAGTCGATTTGACGTCTTGGTGACGGAAAATCTTTTCGGAGATATTTTGTCGGATGAGGCCAGCGTATTAACAGGGACGCTAGGGGTTCTGCCTTCTGCTAGTCATGCGGAGGCAGGTCCTAGTCTTTATGAACCTATCCATGGTTCGGCACCCGATATTGCAGGTCAGGGCATTGCCAATCCTGTCAGTATGATTCTATCTGTTGCCATGATGCTGGAAGAAAGTTTTGATTTGGTCCAAGCGGGTCATACCATTCGCCAGGCAGTTGAAGCAGTCTTTGCAGAAGGCATTTTCACCAAGGATCTGGGTGGGACCGCCTCTACCAAAGAAATGACAGTGGCTATTATTGCCCAACTTGAAAGGAGGTCACCATGA
- a CDS encoding GlsB/YeaQ/YmgE family stress response membrane protein: MLTSIIAGAIIGLIAGALTSSDDRRGCLGNIILGLAGSWVGQLLFGDWGPQFAGMALVPSVFGAVLLVAIFSSSRRN, translated from the coding sequence ATGTTAACAAGCATTATCGCGGGAGCCATTATTGGCTTGATTGCCGGAGCCTTGACCTCATCAGATGACCGTCGTGGTTGTTTGGGAAATATTATCCTTGGTCTTGCAGGTTCGTGGGTTGGCCAGTTGCTCTTCGGTGACTGGGGTCCACAGTTTGCTGGTATGGCCTTGGTTCCATCTGTCTTTGGAGCAGTATTGCTGGTGGCAATTTTTAGCAGTTCCAGACGGAATTAA
- a CDS encoding lactococcin 972 family bacteriocin — translation MKKSFALLGAILTMFTVIPTVAAWTQYPDGGVWTYGATNNGAFSNYYHGSKHHSSTVVSRKNSNSAKAFADPGKTSRAYIRTEFGEPAAFYYNYW, via the coding sequence ATGAAAAAATCATTCGCTTTACTCGGTGCTATTTTAACAATGTTTACAGTGATTCCAACAGTAGCGGCTTGGACACAATATCCTGATGGAGGCGTTTGGACCTATGGGGCTACAAATAATGGAGCCTTTTCTAATTACTATCACGGTAGTAAGCACCATAGTTCGACAGTTGTTAGCCGTAAAAATTCTAACTCAGCAAAAGCGTTCGCAGATCCTGGTAAAACTTCTCGTGCCTATATTCGAACCGAATTTGGAGAACCCGCTGCATTTTATTACAATTACTGGTGA
- a CDS encoding L-threonylcarbamoyladenylate synthase translates to MTKQIHWDGALSQEGFDIIKGEGGVIVCPTKVGYIIMTADKAGLERKFDAKERKRNKPGVVLCGSMEELRELAQLTPEIDAFYQKHWDEDILLGCILPWKPEAYAKLQAYGDGREELMTDVRGTSCFVIKFGVAGEQIAKEMWEKEGRMVYASSANPSGKGNRGKVEGIGERIASKVDLIIEADDYVASIQPDKTIETRYEQGVMVSMVDKDGKLIPEQGADSRSISPCPVVIRKGLDIDKIMMHLSDHFNSWDYRQGEYY, encoded by the coding sequence ATGACGAAACAAATTCACTGGGATGGCGCACTTTCACAAGAAGGTTTTGACATTATCAAGGGTGAGGGAGGCGTGATTGTCTGCCCGACTAAGGTTGGTTACATCATCATGACTGCCGACAAGGCTGGCTTGGAGCGTAAGTTTGATGCTAAAGAGCGTAAGCGTAATAAGCCGGGTGTTGTCCTTTGTGGTAGCATGGAGGAGCTTCGTGAGTTGGCTCAGTTGACTCCTGAGATTGATGCTTTCTACCAAAAACATTGGGATGAGGACATTTTGTTGGGTTGTATCCTGCCGTGGAAACCAGAGGCTTATGCTAAGTTGCAGGCTTATGGCGATGGTCGTGAAGAGTTGATGACTGACGTGCGTGGGACTTCATGCTTTGTCATCAAGTTTGGTGTAGCTGGCGAGCAGATTGCCAAGGAAATGTGGGAAAAGGAAGGCCGTATGGTCTATGCGTCATCTGCTAACCCGTCAGGTAAGGGAAATCGTGGTAAGGTAGAAGGTATTGGTGAGCGTATCGCGTCTAAGGTAGACTTGATTATCGAGGCGGATGACTACGTAGCATCTATCCAGCCAGACAAGACCATTGAAACCCGCTATGAGCAAGGGGTTATGGTGTCTATGGTAGACAAAGATGGTAAACTCATTCCAGAACAAGGTGCAGACAGCCGTTCTATCAGCCCGTGCCCAGTTGTTATCCGTAAGGGTCTGGACATTGATAAAATCATGATGCACTTGTCTGACCATTTCAACTCTTGGGATTACAGACAAGGGGAATATTATTAA
- the leuD gene encoding 3-isopropylmalate dehydratase small subunit produces the protein MHQFTTWTGTTVPLMNDNIDTDQLLPKQFLKLIDKKGFGKYLLYAWRYLDDNYTDNPDFIINQPEYQGASILISGDNFGAGSSREHAAWALADYGFKVIIAGSFGDIHYNNDLNNGILPIIQPKEVRDQLAQLAPDQEITVDLANQLIRTPFGEFPFDIEQDWKHKLLNGLDDIGITLQYQDLIEEYERNRPSYWQE, from the coding sequence ATGCACCAATTTACCACATGGACAGGGACGACTGTTCCGCTCATGAATGATAATATTGATACCGACCAGCTCTTGCCCAAGCAGTTTCTCAAGCTGATTGACAAAAAGGGCTTCGGCAAGTATCTGCTCTATGCTTGGCGGTACTTGGATGATAACTACACGGACAATCCTGATTTCATTATCAATCAGCCTGAGTATCAAGGCGCTAGTATCCTCATATCTGGGGATAACTTCGGAGCAGGTTCTTCTAGGGAACACGCTGCTTGGGCTCTGGCAGATTATGGCTTCAAGGTCATCATTGCAGGCTCCTTTGGGGATATTCATTACAACAATGACTTAAATAACGGGATATTACCTATTATCCAGCCCAAAGAAGTCAGGGACCAACTGGCTCAGCTGGCTCCAGATCAGGAAATCACAGTTGATTTGGCAAATCAGTTGATACGGACGCCTTTTGGGGAGTTCCCATTTGACATCGAACAGGACTGGAAACACAAGTTGCTCAATGGCTTGGATGATATTGGTATTACCCTTCAGTATCAGGATTTGATTGAGGAGTATGAGAGGAATCGGCCAAGTTATTGGCAAGAATAG
- a CDS encoding IS110 family transposase encodes MFHFTTLFIGMDVHKESFSLCYYDMMTNQFKHSTKVSPNVSYIVNYVNELRRLYGQDAEVLCGYEAGCLGFTLYHQLQAHGIPCIVMAPTTVMKEGSKRVKTDKKDAAQLAKALAFRSYQPVHIPTAEDEQVKEYIRMRTDHKVALKKIKQQILAFCLRHDFRYTEGSSNWTQKHVRWLRSLKPEGLYAEILTEYLLTYEKLVDQIERYDARIEQLGQSDSYQEKVSRLSCFIGIKTLTALSIVTEIGDFNRFATAQHFASYLGLTPSENSSGDKERRGAITKAGNSHVRRLLIEAAQSLAKGTIGYKSKELKRRQSGNRVEVIAYADKANERLRRRYRTLVLGKNKKQNVAKTAIARELSGFIWGMMTGRIA; translated from the coding sequence ATGTTTCATTTTACCACACTTTTCATCGGAATGGATGTTCACAAAGAAAGTTTTTCACTCTGCTATTATGATATGATGACCAATCAATTCAAACATAGCACTAAAGTTAGTCCAAATGTTAGCTATATTGTGAACTATGTGAATGAGCTTCGTCGTTTATATGGTCAAGATGCAGAAGTGTTATGTGGCTACGAAGCTGGATGCCTCGGATTTACCCTATATCACCAGCTACAAGCTCACGGGATTCCCTGTATCGTGATGGCACCTACAACGGTAATGAAGGAAGGATCTAAGCGTGTTAAGACTGATAAGAAAGATGCGGCTCAGCTCGCAAAAGCTCTGGCCTTTCGTAGCTATCAGCCTGTTCATATTCCTACTGCTGAGGATGAACAAGTCAAAGAATATATCCGTATGAGAACAGACCACAAAGTGGCTCTGAAGAAAATCAAACAACAAATTCTTGCCTTCTGTCTCCGACATGATTTTCGCTATACCGAGGGAAGCAGTAATTGGACACAGAAACATGTTCGCTGGCTCCGTTCCCTAAAACCTGAGGGACTTTACGCAGAGATTTTGACAGAATATCTATTGACCTATGAGAAATTAGTAGATCAAATAGAACGGTATGATGCACGAATTGAGCAACTGGGTCAAAGCGACAGTTATCAAGAGAAGGTCTCACGGCTTTCTTGCTTTATTGGCATTAAAACACTAACTGCTCTTTCCATTGTGACAGAAATCGGTGATTTTAATCGCTTTGCGACAGCTCAACATTTTGCTTCTTATCTTGGGCTAACTCCTAGCGAAAATTCTAGCGGCGACAAGGAGAGAAGAGGTGCTATCACCAAAGCTGGGAATAGCCATGTGAGACGACTTCTGATAGAAGCTGCACAATCATTGGCTAAGGGGACGATTGGGTATAAATCCAAAGAATTGAAAAGGAGACAAAGTGGAAACCGAGTGGAGGTGATTGCTTATGCGGATAAGGCTAATGAACGCTTAAGAAGACGTTATCGCACACTTGTTCTAGGAAAAAATAAGAAACAAAATGTTGCTAAAACAGCTATTGCACGAGAATTGTCTGGTTTTATTTGGGGGATGATGACAGGAAGAATAGCTTGA
- a CDS encoding helix-turn-helix domain-containing protein: MRWDYGSVYKSIRKSKHLSQEQICGDYLNRATLSRFEKNQNIPSYELMRFLLKQVDMSFEEFEYLCNYYQPSQRQQLLYDIDNLRNPTTKTMEDLIKRCQDHLKKEPNDIPIHRKCLLLETVVAIRKSSSITQLSDEAETLSKLLWSQLEGYDNWYHNDIILVGTLLSKISSLDTLEETANLLLKRLEKYKDYKKIQPTILSHYRSLSYFFLEQRQYSKSTCFATKLMDLAKKEKRYDQLARAYVYLGIAQNKQELIDKGLHILEWTDEQTLLDNLKKLIKQHQTD, from the coding sequence ATGCGGTGGGATTACGGAAGTGTATATAAGAGTATTCGGAAAAGTAAGCATTTAAGTCAGGAACAGATTTGTGGGGATTATCTCAATCGGGCAACCTTGTCACGTTTCGAGAAAAATCAGAACATTCCTAGCTATGAGCTCATGCGGTTCTTACTCAAACAGGTGGATATGAGTTTTGAGGAGTTTGAATACCTCTGTAACTACTACCAGCCCAGCCAACGCCAACAATTGCTCTACGATATAGATAATCTCAGAAATCCGACCACTAAGACCATGGAGGATTTGATAAAGCGTTGCCAGGACCATTTGAAAAAAGAACCCAATGATATTCCTATTCACAGAAAGTGCCTCCTCCTGGAGACCGTTGTAGCTATTCGAAAAAGTTCTTCTATCACCCAGCTTTCCGACGAGGCTGAAACCCTGTCCAAACTCCTCTGGTCCCAACTAGAAGGATACGATAACTGGTACCATAACGATATTATCTTAGTAGGTACTCTTCTGTCCAAGATTTCTTCACTTGATACCCTTGAAGAAACTGCCAATCTTCTTCTAAAACGATTGGAAAAATACAAGGATTACAAGAAAATTCAACCCACTATACTGTCACATTATCGATCACTTTCTTATTTTTTCTTGGAACAAAGACAGTACAGCAAGTCTACTTGTTTTGCCACCAAACTCATGGACCTAGCCAAGAAAGAAAAACGCTATGATCAACTAGCCCGTGCCTATGTCTATCTAGGCATAGCCCAAAACAAGCAGGAACTGATTGACAAAGGACTACACATCTTAGAATGGACAGACGAGCAAACTCTACTCGACAACCTCAAAAAACTTATCAAACAACACCAAACTGACTGA
- a CDS encoding nitroreductase family protein produces MSNFAKLQETRRSIYALGKDLPVSNEEVVALVEKAMKEAPSAFNSQSSRAVVLFGAESEAFWNEIAYSELEKVTPAEAFEGTKGRLASFAAGAGTILFFEDQDVVKGLQGSFPLYAENFPIWSEQAHGINLYAVWLAFAEKNIGMNVQHYNPLVDAQVAEKYGIPANWKLRAQAPFGSIAAPAADKDYMADSDRVKVFGN; encoded by the coding sequence ATGTCAAACTTTGCAAAACTTCAAGAAACTCGCCGTTCAATCTACGCACTTGGTAAAGACTTGCCAGTATCAAATGAAGAAGTAGTAGCACTTGTTGAGAAAGCCATGAAAGAAGCTCCATCAGCTTTCAACTCACAATCAAGCCGTGCAGTTGTATTGTTCGGTGCGGAATCAGAAGCATTTTGGAACGAAATTGCCTATAGCGAATTGGAAAAAGTAACGCCTGCAGAAGCGTTTGAAGGCACAAAAGGTCGTTTGGCTAGCTTTGCAGCAGGTGCAGGTACTATCTTGTTCTTCGAAGACCAAGACGTGGTCAAAGGCTTGCAAGGGAGCTTCCCGCTTTACGCTGAAAACTTCCCAATCTGGTCTGAACAAGCTCACGGTATCAACTTGTACGCAGTATGGTTGGCTTTCGCTGAGAAAAACATCGGCATGAACGTACAACACTACAACCCATTGGTTGATGCACAAGTTGCTGAAAAATACGGTATCCCAGCTAACTGGAAACTCCGTGCCCAAGCACCATTCGGAAGCATCGCAGCGCCAGCAGCAGACAAAGACTATATGGCGGATAGTGACCGTGTAAAAGTTTTTGGTAACTAA
- a CDS encoding 2-isopropylmalate synthase: MRVIEFLDTTLRDGEQTPGVNFSIKEKVTIAKQLEKWGISAIEAGFPAASPDSFEAVRQIAAAMTKTAVTGLARSVKSDIDACYEALKDAKYPQIHVFIATSPIHREFKLQKTKEEILAQITEHVSYARERFEVVEFSPEDATRTELDYLLEVVQTAVDAGATYINIPDTVGFTTPQHYGEIFRYLTTNVKSDREIIFSPHCHNDLGMAVANTLSAIKNGAGRVEGTINGIGERAGNAALEEVAVALEIRKDFYDVTSPIVLKETLNTSELVSRFSGIAIPRNKAVVGGNAFSHESGIHQDGVLKNPLTYEIITPELVGVKKNSLPLGKLSGRHAFVEKLKELDLYFEEGDVASLFARFKKLADKKEKITDADIRALVAGTEISNRDGFQFKDLRLDSQSDGSIQAQVIFINQDEEEVVVAESGKGSVEAVFNAIDQFFHQEISLERYHIDAITDGIDAQARVLVAVENKATETIFNASGIDFDVVKASAIAYIHANVMVQKENSGQIDKKLSEKDLPHI, translated from the coding sequence ATGCGTGTGATTGAATTTTTAGATACAACTTTGCGAGATGGTGAACAGACGCCGGGTGTGAATTTTTCTATCAAGGAAAAAGTGACCATTGCCAAGCAGTTGGAAAAATGGGGAATTTCTGCCATTGAAGCAGGTTTCCCAGCGGCTAGTCCTGATTCGTTTGAAGCGGTCCGTCAGATTGCAGCGGCGATGACCAAGACAGCTGTGACAGGTTTGGCACGGTCAGTCAAATCAGACATTGATGCTTGTTATGAGGCGTTAAAAGATGCCAAGTATCCGCAGATTCATGTTTTCATTGCGACCAGCCCCATTCACCGTGAATTTAAACTTCAAAAGACCAAAGAAGAAATTTTGGCGCAAATCACTGAACATGTCAGCTATGCCCGTGAGCGTTTTGAGGTGGTGGAATTCTCGCCAGAGGATGCGACACGGACGGAGTTGGATTACTTGCTAGAAGTTGTGCAGACAGCGGTAGATGCTGGTGCGACCTACATCAACATTCCAGATACAGTCGGCTTTACGACTCCTCAGCACTACGGAGAAATTTTCCGTTACTTGACAACAAACGTCAAATCGGACCGTGAGATTATTTTCAGTCCGCATTGCCATAATGACCTAGGTATGGCTGTTGCCAATACCCTATCGGCCATTAAAAACGGTGCCGGTCGTGTCGAGGGAACCATCAACGGTATCGGTGAGCGAGCAGGGAATGCGGCCCTTGAAGAAGTAGCTGTTGCTCTTGAGATTCGGAAAGATTTCTATGATGTGACTAGTCCGATTGTTCTTAAGGAAACGCTCAATACTTCGGAATTAGTATCTCGCTTTTCTGGGATTGCCATTCCACGCAATAAGGCGGTTGTCGGTGGCAATGCCTTCTCTCATGAGTCAGGTATACACCAAGATGGTGTCTTGAAAAATCCATTGACCTATGAAATCATTACACCTGAGTTGGTAGGGGTCAAGAAAAATTCTCTGCCACTGGGGAAACTATCTGGTCGCCATGCCTTTGTAGAAAAGCTGAAAGAACTAGACCTGTATTTTGAAGAAGGAGACGTTGCTAGCTTGTTTGCTCGTTTCAAAAAACTGGCAGACAAGAAGGAAAAAATTACGGATGCAGATATTCGTGCCTTGGTAGCTGGGACAGAAATTAGCAACCGTGATGGTTTCCAATTTAAAGATTTGCGTTTGGATAGTCAGTCTGACGGAAGTATTCAGGCTCAGGTCATCTTCATCAATCAGGATGAGGAAGAAGTGGTTGTTGCAGAGTCAGGCAAGGGTTCTGTTGAGGCTGTCTTTAATGCTATTGACCAATTTTTCCACCAAGAGATTAGCTTGGAACGGTATCATATTGATGCCATCACCGATGGGATTGATGCCCAGGCGCGTGTGCTTGTCGCTGTAGAAAACAAGGCAACGGAAACTATCTTCAATGCCTCTGGTATTGACTTTGACGTGGTGAAAGCCTCTGCCATTGCCTATATCCATGCTAATGTCATGGTGCAAAAAGAAAATAGTGGACAGATAGATAAGAAACTATCAGAGAAAGACTTGCCACACATCTAG